In Staphylococcus lloydii, the following proteins share a genomic window:
- the modB gene encoding molybdate ABC transporter permease subunit: MVDLTPFWISIKVAVSSTIIVFFIGIIVARWLYSRHGLVARLLESIIVLPIVLPPTVMGFILLIVFSPKSPVGQFFSHVLHIPVVFTMTGAIIASIIVSFPLMYQHTVQGFRGIDKKMLNTARTMGASENKIFTQLILPLSKRSILSGVMMSFARGIGEFGATLMVAGYIPNKTNTLPLEIYFLVEQGKENQAWLWVLVLVAFAITIIGTINVLNKDRYLEGD, translated from the coding sequence ATGGTCGACTTAACGCCATTTTGGATATCAATTAAAGTAGCAGTTAGTAGTACGATCATCGTTTTCTTCATCGGTATCATAGTCGCAAGATGGTTGTATAGTAGGCATGGCTTAGTCGCTAGACTATTAGAAAGTATTATTGTATTGCCTATTGTTTTACCTCCGACGGTGATGGGTTTTATATTGCTTATTGTTTTTTCACCTAAAAGTCCGGTTGGTCAATTCTTTAGTCATGTTTTGCATATTCCTGTCGTGTTTACCATGACAGGTGCAATCATTGCTTCTATTATTGTAAGCTTTCCATTAATGTATCAGCACACGGTGCAAGGCTTCAGAGGGATTGACAAAAAAATGTTAAATACGGCACGTACGATGGGAGCAAGTGAAAATAAAATTTTCACGCAACTTATATTACCGTTATCGAAACGTTCTATCCTATCTGGCGTAATGATGAGTTTTGCTAGAGGTATTGGCGAGTTTGGTGCTACGTTGATGGTTGCTGGTTATATACCAAATAAGACAAACACTTTACCATTAGAAATTTATTTCTTAGTGGAACAAGGTAAAGAAAATCAAGCCTGGTTATGGGTACTAGTCTTAGTTGCCTTCGCAATAACGATAATCGGTACTATTAATGTCTTGAACAAAGACCGTTATTTGGAGGGAGATTAG
- a CDS encoding ATP-binding cassette domain-containing protein, with protein sequence MLTIKLKHQLKNTPITIDINDQEPKIYALRGPSGIGKTTVLNMIAGLRQPNEALIKVNNNVLTDTEADVNVKIQQRNIGYLFQDYQLFPNMNVLKNITFMTPYSQHIEDLTSELNIAHLVEQYPYTLSGGESQRVALARTLSTKPDLILLDEPFSSLDDYTKDESIKIVNNVFKEWQIPIIFVTHSNYEAEQLAHEIITFGN encoded by the coding sequence ATGCTGACTATTAAATTAAAACATCAATTAAAAAATACTCCGATAACGATTGATATTAATGACCAAGAGCCTAAAATATATGCTTTGAGGGGACCTTCTGGTATAGGTAAAACAACGGTATTAAACATGATTGCGGGTCTAAGACAGCCTAACGAAGCACTAATTAAAGTGAATAATAATGTGTTAACAGATACTGAAGCTGATGTGAATGTAAAAATTCAGCAACGTAATATAGGCTATTTGTTTCAAGATTACCAACTATTTCCTAATATGAATGTATTGAAAAATATAACTTTTATGACGCCATATTCACAACATATTGAAGACTTAACGTCAGAGTTGAATATAGCGCATTTAGTTGAGCAATATCCATATACATTGTCTGGTGGAGAGTCTCAACGTGTAGCTTTAGCACGTACATTGAGTACCAAACCAGATTTAATATTGTTGGATGAACCATTCTCTAGTTTAGATGACTATACTAAGGATGAAAGTATAAAAATAGTTAACAATGTATTTAAAGAATGGCAAATACCTATTATATTTGTGACACATTCAAATTATGAAGCAGAGCAATTAGCGCATGAAATTATTACATTTGGTAATTAA
- a CDS encoding ThiF family adenylyltransferase produces MDNNRYSRQILFKGIGQKGQTLIAQAHVIIIGMGALGSHLAEGLVRAGIGELTIVDRDYIEESNLQRQTLYSANDAVEALPKVIAAKKALQAISGDVTIHTFIEQVDYAFLEEHSREVTLILDATDNFDTRMLINDFAFKYNIPWIYGGVVQSTYVEAPFIPGETPCFNCLLPQLPAINLTCDTVGVIQPAVTMTTSLQLKDALKIITGNNVPAKYTYGDIWNGEHHVFGFSRMSDNDCLTCGAEPTFPQLNKQAHEYASLCGRDTVQYQNKHISQEMLVNFLVENNINYKTNDYLIMFHYDGYRLVNFHDGRFLIHNMSQPSEAAKLMNKLFG; encoded by the coding sequence GTGGATAATAATCGCTATTCAAGACAAATACTATTTAAAGGTATTGGTCAAAAAGGACAAACTTTAATAGCACAGGCACACGTCATTATTATAGGTATGGGTGCATTAGGATCACACCTTGCTGAAGGTTTAGTAAGAGCGGGTATTGGTGAATTAACAATAGTAGATAGAGATTATATTGAAGAAAGTAATTTACAACGCCAAACGTTGTATTCAGCTAATGATGCGGTTGAAGCCTTACCTAAAGTTATTGCTGCAAAAAAAGCATTGCAAGCTATCAGTGGGGACGTCACGATTCATACATTTATTGAACAAGTTGACTATGCTTTTTTAGAAGAACATAGTCGTGAAGTGACTTTAATATTAGATGCTACGGATAATTTTGATACTAGAATGTTAATCAATGATTTTGCCTTTAAATATAATATTCCATGGATTTATGGGGGTGTAGTACAAAGTACTTATGTTGAAGCACCATTCATACCTGGAGAGACGCCTTGCTTTAATTGTTTATTACCACAACTGCCTGCGATTAACTTAACATGTGATACTGTTGGCGTTATTCAACCAGCTGTAACTATGACTACAAGTTTGCAATTGAAAGATGCCCTTAAAATTATAACGGGGAATAATGTCCCAGCAAAATATACTTACGGTGATATTTGGAATGGCGAACATCATGTCTTTGGTTTTAGTCGCATGTCAGATAATGATTGTCTAACGTGTGGCGCAGAACCTACGTTTCCCCAGTTAAATAAACAAGCACATGAATATGCGTCATTATGTGGTAGAGATACGGTACAATATCAAAATAAACATATTTCCCAGGAAATGTTAGTAAACTTTTTAGTAGAAAATAATATTAATTATAAAACAAACGATTATCTTATTATGTTTCATTACGATGGCTATCGTTTAGTCAACTTTCATGATGGTAGATTTCTCATTCATAATATGTCACAACCGAGTGAAGCGGCAAAACTAATGAATAAATTATTTGGATAA
- a CDS encoding MogA/MoaB family molybdenum cofactor biosynthesis protein codes for MHSDIKLTRKIQVAVLTISDTRDYKTDKSGQLIKALLAEENVEVGEAAYKIVKDEPQAIKSQIEQWLNADIDVIITTGGTGISPRDITIETLRPLFSKEIEGFGELFRYLSYTEDVGTKALLSRAIAGTVNDKLVFCLPGSSGAVKLALNKLIKPELNHLVHELTK; via the coding sequence ATGCATAGTGATATCAAATTAACACGAAAAATACAAGTTGCAGTGTTGACGATTTCTGATACAAGAGATTATAAGACGGATAAAAGTGGCCAATTGATTAAGGCTTTACTTGCGGAAGAAAATGTTGAAGTAGGGGAAGCGGCTTATAAAATTGTTAAAGATGAACCACAAGCCATTAAGTCTCAAATTGAACAGTGGTTAAACGCTGACATTGATGTCATTATTACTACTGGGGGTACTGGCATATCACCACGAGATATTACTATAGAAACACTTAGACCATTATTTTCGAAAGAAATAGAAGGTTTTGGTGAATTGTTTAGGTACTTAAGCTATACCGAAGATGTAGGCACAAAAGCATTATTATCTAGAGCCATTGCAGGCACTGTAAATGATAAATTGGTATTTTGCTTACCGGGTTCTAGTGGAGCAGTGAAATTAGCATTAAATAAATTAATTAAGCCTGAATTAAATCATTTAGTACATGAATTAACAAAATAA
- the moaC gene encoding cyclic pyranopterin monophosphate synthase MoaC: MSKFTHINEQGNAKMVDVSDKSNTKRTAIAHSSITVNADIHQQIVEHTNQKGNVLNTAQIAGIMAAKNTSTIILMCHPLPLSGIDVSFDWVTNDNDYTLNITTSVSTTGKTGVEMEALTAASVVALTIYDMTKALDKGMVIGETYLSSKTGGKSGNYTRNQ, encoded by the coding sequence ATGTCAAAATTCACACATATTAATGAACAAGGTAATGCAAAAATGGTTGATGTATCAGACAAAAGCAATACTAAACGTACTGCTATTGCACATTCTAGCATTACCGTTAATGCCGATATTCATCAACAAATCGTTGAACATACGAACCAGAAAGGTAACGTCCTTAATACAGCTCAAATAGCTGGTATCATGGCAGCCAAAAATACTTCAACTATCATACTGATGTGCCATCCCTTACCTTTAAGTGGCATCGATGTCAGTTTTGATTGGGTTACTAACGACAATGACTATACACTTAACATTACAACTTCAGTTTCTACGACAGGTAAAACTGGTGTTGAAATGGAAGCTTTAACGGCCGCCTCTGTTGTAGCACTAACCATTTACGACATGACAAAAGCATTAGATAAAGGTATGGTTATCGGTGAAACTTACCTATCCTCTAAAACTGGCGGTAAATCTGGAAACTATACGCGTAACCAATAA
- the glp gene encoding gephyrin-like molybdotransferase Glp: MTVEKRNPITVKEAIARVMKQNITMPIIEVPLQQSLDHVLAQDIVATYDIPRFNKSPYDGFAIRSEDSVGASGDKRIEFNVIDHIGAGSVSDKKLGPNDAVRIMTGAELPQGADAVVMLEQTIEKERSFTIRKPFEAYENVSLKGEETTVGDIVLKKGQHLNAGGIAVLATYGYQDVPVYKKPSVAIIATGSELLDVSDDLEPGKIRNSNGPMIQALATKVGLEVETYKIQQDDLESSIQVVKEAKGKHDMVITTGGVSVGDFDYLPAIYEALNAEVLFNKVAMRPGSVTTVAVAGNTYLFGLSGNPSACFTGFELFVKPALNKMTGANACYPQIVKATLMEDFTKPNPFSRFIRAKATFTGGEMTAVPSGFNKSGAVVAIAHSNAMIMLPGGTRGYKKGRTVDVILTESSSYEEELLL; this comes from the coding sequence ATGACAGTAGAAAAAAGAAATCCAATTACTGTAAAAGAAGCAATTGCGAGAGTTATGAAACAAAACATTACAATGCCTATTATTGAAGTACCTTTACAACAAAGTTTAGATCATGTGTTAGCGCAAGATATTGTAGCGACTTATGACATACCTAGATTCAATAAATCACCGTACGATGGCTTTGCGATAAGAAGTGAAGATTCAGTCGGTGCAAGTGGAGATAAGCGTATTGAATTTAATGTTATTGATCATATTGGAGCTGGTTCCGTTTCTGATAAAAAATTAGGTCCTAATGATGCAGTTAGAATCATGACAGGTGCCGAGTTACCTCAAGGTGCCGACGCTGTAGTTATGTTGGAACAAACTATAGAGAAAGAACGCTCATTTACTATTAGAAAACCATTTGAAGCATATGAAAATGTATCGTTAAAAGGCGAAGAAACAACTGTTGGGGATATTGTTTTAAAAAAAGGACAACATCTTAATGCAGGAGGTATTGCTGTTTTAGCTACTTACGGTTATCAAGACGTCCCTGTTTATAAAAAGCCTAGCGTTGCGATTATTGCCACAGGTAGTGAATTGTTGGACGTCAGTGATGATCTCGAACCTGGTAAGATTCGTAATTCGAATGGTCCAATGATTCAAGCATTAGCTACTAAAGTCGGTCTAGAGGTAGAAACATATAAAATACAACAAGATGATTTAGAAAGTAGTATTCAAGTCGTTAAAGAAGCTAAAGGGAAACATGACATGGTAATTACTACAGGCGGTGTGTCAGTCGGAGATTTTGATTATTTACCGGCGATTTATGAAGCGTTAAATGCAGAAGTTTTGTTTAATAAAGTTGCCATGCGACCAGGTAGCGTAACGACTGTTGCAGTAGCAGGTAATACTTATTTATTTGGTTTGTCTGGTAATCCGTCTGCTTGTTTTACAGGTTTTGAATTATTTGTAAAACCTGCACTTAACAAGATGACAGGTGCCAACGCTTGCTACCCCCAAATTGTTAAAGCAACGTTAATGGAAGACTTTACAAAACCGAACCCATTTAGCAGATTCATTAGAGCGAAAGCAACCTTTACAGGCGGTGAAATGACAGCCGTGCCGTCCGGCTTTAATAAATCTGGTGCAGTTGTAGCTATAGCACACAGCAATGCGATGATAATGTTGCCTGGTGGTACGAGAGGCTATAAAAAAGGACGTACAGTCGATGTGATTTTGACTGAATCATCGAGTTACGAAGAGGAATTACTATTATGA
- the mobB gene encoding molybdopterin-guanine dinucleotide biosynthesis protein B, with product MILQIVGYKNTGKTTLMRQTIKLLKSLGLKVATVKNHGHGGEITLQDSNVDHMKHFSAGADQSIVQGENYRQTVTHVAKQNLKELIAESVTIDSDIILVEGFKDAPYDKVIVYHNQADYHKLTQLSNVQYHINLSEEMAYKQYEAWLLTFLRTKGLIR from the coding sequence ATGATTTTGCAAATCGTCGGTTATAAAAATACAGGGAAGACAACTTTAATGAGACAGACAATTAAATTGTTGAAATCGTTGGGTTTAAAGGTTGCTACAGTAAAAAATCATGGTCATGGTGGTGAAATAACGCTACAAGATAGTAATGTAGACCATATGAAACATTTTTCTGCTGGAGCCGATCAAAGCATTGTGCAGGGAGAAAATTATCGTCAAACAGTAACACATGTAGCAAAACAAAATCTTAAGGAACTGATTGCTGAATCTGTTACAATAGACAGTGACATAATCTTAGTAGAAGGTTTTAAAGACGCACCGTATGATAAAGTTATCGTATATCATAATCAAGCAGATTATCATAAGCTAACTCAATTATCTAACGTGCAATATCATATTAATTTAAGCGAAGAAATGGCTTACAAACAATATGAAGCATGGTTACTTACTTTTCTACGTACAAAAGGGCTGATTCGATGA
- a CDS encoding molybdenum cofactor biosynthesis protein MoaE: MKQFEVTNTPIQTEQYRAFVVDATKGAAVVFTGHVREWTKGIKTEYLEYEAYVPMAEKKLAQIGAEITARWPDTKTSIVHRIGALNISDIAVLIAVSSPHRRDAYEANEYAIERIKEIVPIWKKEIWEDGAEWQGHQRGYHEDAIEGG; the protein is encoded by the coding sequence ATGAAACAGTTTGAAGTTACAAATACACCTATTCAAACTGAACAATATAGAGCTTTTGTAGTTGATGCTACAAAAGGTGCTGCTGTTGTATTTACTGGCCATGTGAGAGAGTGGACAAAAGGGATAAAGACTGAGTATTTGGAATATGAAGCGTATGTACCAATGGCAGAAAAGAAACTCGCGCAAATTGGCGCAGAAATTACAGCACGTTGGCCAGACACAAAGACGAGCATTGTTCATAGAATAGGTGCGTTAAATATCTCTGACATAGCAGTATTGATCGCAGTATCTTCACCACATAGAAGAGATGCATATGAAGCAAATGAATATGCGATAGAACGCATTAAAGAGATTGTACCAATTTGGAAAAAAGAAATATGGGAAGATGGTGCCGAATGGCAAGGCCATCAAAGAGGTTATCATGAAGATGCAATTGAAGGAGGCTAG
- the moaD gene encoding molybdopterin converting factor subunit 1, with protein sequence MKVLYFAEIKEILAKQSEEIPLDNTLTVEQLKNKLLEQYPALKNKTYQVAVNEEFVKDDDIVQQNDTVALIPPVSGG encoded by the coding sequence TTGAAAGTCTTATATTTTGCAGAAATAAAAGAAATTTTAGCTAAACAGTCAGAAGAAATACCTTTAGATAATACACTGACTGTTGAACAATTAAAAAATAAATTACTTGAACAATATCCAGCATTAAAAAATAAAACTTATCAAGTAGCCGTTAATGAAGAATTTGTTAAAGACGATGACATCGTGCAACAAAATGATACGGTTGCGTTGATTCCACCAGTTAGCGGAGGTTAA
- the mobA gene encoding molybdenum cofactor guanylyltransferase MobA, giving the protein MKAIILAGGRSERFGAQKAFAQIQGQYFYQRIIDVLEATNMFNKIIISTNETLAPKFDYSDVVVDAPQFKDKGPLAGLCTVMKQYDDELFFVVSVDTPMISKKAISKLYQFMVAHLIEDKLDIAGFIADNYPIPTIAFYSPKTLQYIEQALNSDDYSFKNVYSRVDHAWLNVGDIDAPEYWFKNINYQQDLDSLEQVLNK; this is encoded by the coding sequence ATGAAAGCAATAATCCTTGCCGGTGGGCGTTCGGAAAGATTTGGCGCTCAAAAAGCATTTGCACAAATACAAGGACAGTATTTTTATCAACGCATTATAGATGTGCTTGAAGCAACAAACATGTTTAATAAAATAATCATTAGTACAAACGAAACATTAGCGCCAAAATTTGATTATAGCGATGTGGTCGTAGACGCTCCGCAATTTAAAGATAAGGGCCCATTGGCAGGACTTTGCACAGTCATGAAACAATATGACGATGAATTATTTTTCGTAGTTTCTGTTGATACACCGATGATTTCTAAAAAAGCAATTAGCAAACTTTATCAATTCATGGTAGCGCATTTAATAGAAGATAAATTAGATATAGCCGGTTTTATCGCAGATAATTACCCAATCCCGACTATAGCATTTTACAGTCCTAAAACATTACAATATATTGAACAAGCTTTAAATTCTGATGATTATAGCTTCAAAAATGTATATAGCCGAGTCGATCATGCTTGGTTAAACGTTGGAGATATTGATGCACCAGAATATTGGTTTAAAAATATTAATTATCAACAAGATTTGGACTCTTTAGAACAAGTGTTAAATAAATAA
- the moaA gene encoding GTP 3',8-cyclase MoaA, with the protein MVEQITDKLGRPIRDLRLSVTDRCNFRCDYCMPKEIFGDDYVFLPKEELLTFDEMTRIAEIYTQLGVKKIRITGGEPLMRRDLYKLIEQLSQIDAIEDIGLTTNGLLLKKHGQNLYDAGLRRINVSLDAIEDKVFQNINNRNIKASTILDQIDYAVSIGFHVKVNVVIQKGVNDDQIIPMIEYFKDKDIEIRFIEFMDVGNDNGWDFSKVVTKDEMLATVEQHFDIAPVEPKYFGEVAKYYRHIDNGAKFGLITSVSQSFCSTCTRARLSSDGKFYGCLFSSVDGFDVKSFLRSGANNHELKEQFKALWNIRDDRYSDERTEQTVANRKRKKINMNYIGG; encoded by the coding sequence ATGGTTGAACAAATAACTGATAAATTAGGTAGACCAATTCGAGACTTAAGATTATCAGTTACCGATCGCTGTAACTTTCGATGTGATTATTGTATGCCGAAAGAAATATTTGGAGATGACTACGTATTTCTCCCAAAAGAAGAGTTATTAACTTTTGACGAAATGACTCGTATTGCCGAAATCTATACGCAACTTGGCGTGAAGAAAATTCGCATTACTGGTGGCGAACCATTAATGCGCAGAGATTTATATAAGTTAATAGAACAGTTGTCACAAATAGATGCTATCGAAGATATAGGTTTAACTACAAATGGATTACTGTTAAAAAAGCACGGACAAAATTTATACGATGCAGGTTTAAGAAGAATAAATGTAAGTCTTGATGCTATTGAGGATAAAGTATTTCAAAATATAAATAACCGTAATATTAAAGCGAGTACGATTTTAGATCAAATTGATTATGCCGTTAGTATTGGATTCCACGTTAAAGTAAATGTGGTTATTCAAAAAGGGGTTAACGATGATCAAATTATTCCGATGATTGAATACTTTAAAGATAAAGATATTGAAATACGTTTTATTGAATTTATGGATGTAGGCAACGATAATGGTTGGGATTTCAGTAAAGTTGTTACCAAAGATGAAATGTTAGCTACCGTAGAACAACATTTTGATATTGCACCTGTGGAGCCTAAATATTTTGGTGAAGTCGCTAAATATTACCGACATATAGACAATGGGGCGAAATTTGGCTTAATAACAAGTGTATCGCAATCGTTTTGTTCAACCTGCACACGTGCAAGATTGTCATCAGACGGAAAATTTTACGGATGTTTATTTAGCTCAGTAGATGGATTTGATGTGAAATCATTTTTACGTTCTGGTGCAAACAATCATGAACTTAAAGAACAATTTAAAGCATTATGGAACATTCGAGACGATCGCTATTCAGATGAACGTACCGAACAAACAGTTGCTAATCGCAAACGTAAGAAAATAAATATGAACTATATAGGTGGTTAG
- a CDS encoding transcriptional regulator, SarA/Rot family: MESKVKQFIESERALSQLKHWLKTTQSLSMEEFVVLYKVYEAQKISGKVLRDTLHFEMLWDTSKIDVIIRKIYKKELISKIRSDSDERQVFYYFDEKQSELLSHITAAIETSQMAN, encoded by the coding sequence ATGGAAAGTAAGGTAAAGCAATTCATCGAATCCGAAAGAGCACTAAGCCAACTGAAACATTGGCTTAAAACGACCCAAAGTTTATCTATGGAAGAATTTGTTGTGCTATACAAAGTTTATGAGGCACAAAAAATTAGTGGTAAAGTATTGAGAGATACTTTGCATTTTGAAATGTTGTGGGATACAAGTAAGATTGATGTTATAATACGTAAAATATATAAAAAAGAACTCATTTCAAAAATTCGCTCTGATTCGGATGAACGACAGGTGTTTTATTACTTTGATGAAAAGCAAAGTGAACTACTCAGCCATATAACGGCGGCTATCGAAACTTCTCAAATGGCAAACTAA
- a CDS encoding MFS transporter yields MQHVEQGALKTPIWTKSFNINFLTNFLVYLCMYLLIVIIASYTKSEYHASDSIAGLVSGLFIIGSLIGRFTTGKYVNRVGPKRILLIGLVFLMISQLLYFIEGSLTVLMVTRVINGIATGVTTTATGTIAAYVTPQERKSEGISLFSLSLVLGAAIGPFFGLLLINAFPVELLFFICLICGVVSFAVSFFINLQFETTKEEPMKDTQSKKKFNINNYIAKEAVPVAIIMLITGLTYSSILTFLQFYAQEIHLVTLASYFFIFYAIASLITRPVAGRMMDDKNENVVVYPAFICLILTFVALCFTNSGWLLVIAGLLLGCGYGNISSSMQAIAIKVSPPTKYGIATSTYFIGLDLGLGFGPYVLGFITSAVSFAQLYGIMAIIALVTAIIYLFVHGRKVKTQY; encoded by the coding sequence GTGCAACATGTAGAACAAGGTGCTTTAAAAACACCTATATGGACTAAAAGTTTTAACATTAACTTTTTAACGAACTTTTTAGTTTACCTGTGTATGTATTTATTAATTGTAATTATCGCAAGCTATACAAAGTCTGAGTATCACGCTTCAGATAGTATAGCCGGATTGGTGTCAGGTCTTTTTATTATTGGGTCACTCATAGGTAGATTTACAACAGGAAAGTATGTCAACAGAGTTGGACCAAAACGTATATTACTAATCGGTTTAGTATTTTTAATGATTTCTCAATTATTATATTTTATTGAGGGTTCATTAACAGTATTAATGGTTACAAGAGTTATTAACGGTATTGCAACTGGTGTCACAACTACTGCAACAGGTACAATCGCAGCATATGTGACGCCTCAAGAACGTAAAAGTGAAGGTATCAGTTTATTCTCATTAAGTTTAGTATTAGGTGCAGCTATAGGGCCATTTTTTGGTTTATTATTAATTAATGCTTTCCCAGTTGAATTGTTATTCTTTATTTGTTTAATATGTGGTGTTGTAAGTTTCGCAGTATCATTCTTTATTAACTTACAATTTGAAACTACAAAAGAAGAACCTATGAAAGATACACAAAGCAAGAAGAAATTTAACATTAACAATTACATTGCAAAAGAAGCTGTACCCGTTGCCATCATTATGTTAATCACAGGTTTAACTTATTCATCGATACTCACGTTTTTACAATTTTATGCTCAAGAAATTCATTTAGTAACGTTAGCAAGTTACTTCTTTATTTTCTATGCTATTGCTTCATTAATCACAAGACCTGTTGCCGGACGTATGATGGATGACAAAAATGAAAACGTAGTCGTTTACCCTGCTTTCATTTGTTTAATTTTAACGTTCGTTGCACTATGTTTTACAAATTCAGGTTGGTTACTCGTTATAGCGGGGCTTTTACTTGGTTGCGGTTACGGTAATATTTCTTCAAGTATGCAAGCTATCGCAATTAAAGTATCACCTCCGACAAAATATGGTATCGCAACATCTACTTACTTTATTGGATTAGACCTAGGTTTAGGCTTTGGCCCATATGTGTTAGGTTTCATAACTTCTGCAGTGTCATTTGCTCAGTTATACGGCATTATGGCAATAATCGCACTCGTTACAGCAATCATTTATTTATTCGTTCATGGACGTAAAGTTAAAACACAATATTAA
- a CDS encoding MarR family winged helix-turn-helix transcriptional regulator — protein sequence MNTKKLFDSLTGMYRPYVKLFQPIFEEYDLFSAQWLVLKDIALNEPTTLVQISKRRAIEKPTTRKILKVLSDKSLLTIKQGNDKRERILTLSKAGTELFEDMSKQFDRIQGNIVERSGITAEEADITIKTVLALHEQLSNLEEE from the coding sequence ATGAATACAAAAAAATTATTCGATAGTTTAACGGGTATGTATCGACCTTACGTAAAATTATTTCAACCCATATTCGAAGAGTATGATTTATTTTCAGCGCAATGGCTTGTGTTAAAAGATATCGCGCTTAACGAACCTACAACATTAGTACAAATATCTAAAAGAAGAGCTATCGAAAAACCGACAACGCGTAAGATATTAAAAGTACTTTCAGACAAATCATTATTAACTATAAAGCAAGGTAATGATAAAAGAGAACGCATCTTAACTCTATCAAAAGCAGGTACTGAATTATTTGAGGATATGAGTAAGCAATTTGATCGTATTCAAGGTAATATCGTCGAACGTTCAGGTATTACTGCAGAAGAAGCCGATATCACTATTAAAACCGTATTGGCGTTACACGAACAATTATCTAATCTAGAGGAGGAATAG
- a CDS encoding VOC family protein, translating into MNLKLDHFVHYINNLSEFKYPGELFTLYNGGRHERFGTFNRLAYISNAYIELLDVYNKETLLKLSKTDEGRVAFPSKLVQDNYKQGLKTLAFSTDDIDYLKLELESKGVDIIGPVKMNRVDAKGKKTEWQLLYINELDEKVKPPFFIQWDEPDEVREKKLAPYRQNEFTVKRVCIGCENRKITAAKWRQWFEMLVVNDDEHVTQLQLPNDNVIYEFYNSDNPRYEKIVLHDSKTTASYTLIIRGLHYRCEAD; encoded by the coding sequence ATGAATCTTAAACTTGATCATTTCGTACACTATATAAATAATTTATCAGAGTTCAAATATCCTGGTGAATTGTTTACATTATATAATGGAGGGCGTCATGAACGCTTTGGTACGTTCAATCGTCTAGCGTATATTTCGAATGCTTACATCGAATTATTAGATGTTTATAATAAAGAGACTTTATTAAAATTATCTAAAACGGACGAGGGAAGGGTTGCATTTCCTTCGAAGTTAGTGCAAGACAATTATAAACAAGGACTAAAAACGCTCGCTTTTAGTACGGATGATATTGATTATTTAAAATTAGAATTAGAATCTAAGGGCGTCGATATTATTGGCCCAGTTAAGATGAATCGTGTTGATGCAAAGGGTAAAAAAACAGAATGGCAATTATTATACATTAATGAGTTAGACGAAAAAGTTAAACCACCATTTTTCATTCAATGGGATGAACCTGATGAAGTAAGAGAGAAGAAGTTAGCGCCATATAGGCAAAATGAGTTTACAGTTAAAAGGGTATGCATAGGTTGTGAAAACAGAAAAATTACTGCCGCTAAATGGAGACAGTGGTTTGAAATGCTTGTCGTTAACGATGATGAACACGTTACACAATTGCAATTACCCAATGATAATGTGATTTATGAATTTTATAATAGTGATAACCCTAGATACGAAAAAATAGTCTTGCATGATAGCAAGACTACTGCGTCATATACTTTAATAATTAGAGGATTACATTATCGTTGTGAGGCAGATTAA